Proteins from a genomic interval of Actinoalloteichus hymeniacidonis:
- a CDS encoding alpha/beta fold hydrolase has translation MGSHTLRDGRRLAWAEWGPSDGGPVLLCPGAATGRSLGFGGDDVDTLGVRLVSLDRPGLGASDPAPGRTLTDWASDVSEVIEALELTTASGGRPSMVGFSQGAPFALACAAAGLVSAVALVSPTDELAAPAIVELLPPQVRDLITMATTDPAAAEASFAGFADATSMREMVTQMSGPVDRAVYTAPEFDAAYRRALAEGFAQGPAGYARDTLLSMSRWPFDPAEITVPVTLWFGAHDTNPTHSPDLGRTLAERLPNAQRSELPDEGGSLLWKRAGEILRGVVGAG, from the coding sequence TTGGGATCGCATACCTTGCGCGATGGCCGTCGGCTGGCATGGGCCGAGTGGGGTCCGAGCGATGGTGGTCCCGTGCTGTTGTGTCCCGGCGCGGCGACCGGGCGTTCCCTCGGATTCGGCGGCGACGACGTCGACACCCTGGGCGTGCGGCTGGTATCGCTGGACCGGCCCGGTCTCGGCGCCTCCGATCCCGCGCCAGGTAGGACTCTGACCGATTGGGCCTCGGATGTTTCCGAGGTGATCGAGGCATTGGAGCTGACCACGGCTTCCGGCGGTAGGCCTTCGATGGTGGGCTTCTCCCAGGGTGCGCCCTTCGCGTTGGCCTGCGCGGCAGCGGGACTCGTCTCGGCCGTCGCACTGGTCTCCCCCACCGACGAACTCGCCGCGCCCGCGATCGTCGAACTGCTCCCGCCGCAGGTCCGTGACCTGATCACCATGGCGACCACCGACCCGGCTGCGGCCGAGGCCTCCTTCGCCGGTTTCGCCGATGCGACGTCGATGCGCGAGATGGTGACTCAGATGAGCGGTCCGGTGGACCGCGCCGTCTACACCGCCCCCGAATTCGACGCCGCCTACCGCCGGGCGCTGGCCGAGGGCTTCGCCCAAGGCCCGGCGGGATACGCCCGCGACACCCTGCTCTCCATGTCCCGCTGGCCATTCGACCCGGCCGAGATCACCGTCCCCGTGACGCTCTGGTTCGGCGCCCACGACACCAACCCCACCCACTCCCCCGACCTCGGCCGCACCCTCGCCGAGCGACTGCCCAACGCCCAGCGCAGCGAACTACCCGACGAGGGCGGATCGCTGCTGTGGAAGCGAGCGGGGGAGATTCTGCGGGGAGTGGTCGGAGCGGGGTAG
- a CDS encoding UDP-glucose dehydrogenase family protein, whose translation MVSHLGVVGAGYVGLTSAACLAHLGFRVTCVDNDVAKVDRLCAGEVTIAEPGLADLVVAGRTRSRLDFTTDITTLAGVDLVLLCLPTPMGPDGACNLDVFESTLAILGGVLRPGCVIVTKSTVPLGTAGRVPRLLGRADLPVVSNPEFLREGHAVEDFLHPDRVVIGADAAYRDAAEEVAALYAETGAPVLHTDPATAEVTKYASNAFLAIKASYVNVLAELCERVGADVTEVTHAMGLDDRIAPDFLTAGPGWGGSCLPKDTSALLRAAEEAGVDFALVRDAVKANARQQATVVRKVRCAVTGSADGSLVGARIGILGLAFKAGTGDLRDSPAIAIVEALARQGAILTAYDPAVGAAVGLGIHGVGVVSDPYLVAEDAAALVVLTEWPEFRTLDWTALARAVRHPVVVDMRNVLDAAELATAGFRRVGLGTSAEPMA comes from the coding sequence ATGGTTAGCCATCTCGGCGTGGTCGGCGCAGGGTATGTGGGACTCACCAGTGCCGCATGCCTGGCCCACCTCGGTTTCCGAGTGACCTGTGTGGACAACGACGTCGCCAAGGTCGACCGACTGTGCGCGGGCGAGGTCACGATCGCCGAGCCGGGACTGGCCGATCTCGTGGTGGCCGGACGGACCCGGAGCCGTCTCGATTTCACCACCGACATCACCACGCTCGCCGGCGTCGACCTGGTTCTGCTGTGTCTACCCACCCCGATGGGCCCGGACGGCGCCTGCAATCTGGACGTCTTCGAATCGACCCTGGCGATCCTCGGCGGCGTACTGCGCCCCGGCTGCGTGATCGTCACCAAGTCCACCGTGCCGCTGGGCACCGCAGGCCGGGTGCCCCGGTTGCTCGGCCGCGCGGATCTGCCGGTGGTGAGCAATCCCGAGTTCCTGCGCGAGGGGCACGCGGTCGAGGACTTCCTGCATCCCGACCGGGTCGTGATCGGCGCCGACGCCGCGTATCGGGACGCCGCCGAGGAGGTCGCCGCGTTGTATGCCGAAACCGGGGCCCCCGTGCTGCACACCGACCCCGCGACCGCCGAGGTGACCAAGTACGCCAGCAACGCCTTCCTCGCGATCAAGGCGTCCTATGTCAACGTGCTCGCCGAGCTGTGCGAACGCGTCGGCGCCGACGTCACCGAGGTCACCCATGCCATGGGCCTCGACGATCGGATCGCACCGGATTTCCTCACCGCCGGGCCGGGTTGGGGCGGGTCCTGCCTGCCCAAGGACACCAGCGCGCTGCTGCGGGCCGCCGAGGAGGCAGGCGTGGACTTCGCGCTGGTGCGCGATGCGGTGAAGGCCAATGCGCGGCAGCAGGCGACGGTGGTGCGCAAGGTGCGCTGCGCGGTCACCGGCTCGGCCGACGGTTCACTGGTCGGGGCGCGGATCGGCATCCTCGGCCTGGCCTTCAAAGCGGGCACGGGGGACCTCCGCGACTCCCCTGCAATCGCGATCGTCGAGGCGTTGGCCCGCCAGGGTGCGATCCTCACCGCCTACGACCCGGCGGTGGGGGCGGCTGTCGGTCTCGGCATCCACGGGGTCGGCGTGGTCTCGGACCCGTACCTCGTCGCGGAGGATGCGGCAGCGTTGGTCGTGCTCACCGAATGGCCCGAGTTCCGCACCCTGGATTGGACGGCGCTGGCCAGGGCGGTGCGGCATCCGGTGGTGGTCGACATGCGCAACGTGCTCGATGCGGCCGAGCTGGCGACGGCGGGGTTCCGGCGGGTCGGGTTGGGGACGAGTGCTGAGCCGATGGCTTGA
- a CDS encoding glycosyltransferase family 9 protein produces MAVSDSVLVLRALGIGDLLTGIPALRALRRHHPDARLVLAAPENLRALVDLIDAVDELLPTAGLGALHWSEAPPAVAVNLHGQGPQSIRDLRKVRPGTLLTHRHPDYRGVPGLEWRDDVHEVDRWCRLLDFGGMDADRADLHLPRPAGSSPRPGAVVIHPGAAYPARRWPPDRYVEVARALRSEGHEVVITGSPAEQDSATDIARAAGLPDSAVLAGRTDLAGLARLVADATLVICGDTGVGHLATAFSTPSVLLFGPTPPKLWGPPATAEQHIALWVGDVGDPHADRPHSGLLMLLPNRVLAAAHELLPDRVHHG; encoded by the coding sequence GTGGCCGTGAGCGACTCCGTTCTGGTGTTGCGGGCGCTGGGCATCGGGGACCTGCTGACCGGGATTCCCGCGCTGCGCGCGCTGCGCCGCCACCATCCCGACGCCCGCCTCGTGCTGGCGGCGCCGGAGAACCTGCGTGCCCTCGTCGACCTCATCGACGCGGTGGACGAACTGTTGCCGACCGCCGGACTCGGCGCCCTGCACTGGTCGGAGGCCCCGCCTGCGGTGGCGGTGAACCTGCACGGCCAGGGTCCGCAGAGCATTCGCGATCTACGCAAGGTGCGTCCCGGCACCCTGCTCACCCATCGCCACCCCGACTATCGGGGGGTGCCCGGCCTGGAATGGCGGGACGACGTCCACGAGGTCGACCGCTGGTGCAGACTGCTGGATTTCGGCGGGATGGATGCCGATCGCGCCGACCTCCACCTGCCGCGACCGGCCGGTTCGAGCCCCCGGCCGGGAGCCGTCGTCATCCATCCCGGCGCGGCGTATCCGGCCCGCCGCTGGCCGCCGGATCGCTATGTCGAGGTGGCCCGCGCCCTGCGATCCGAGGGACACGAGGTCGTCATCACCGGGAGCCCGGCCGAACAGGACTCGGCCACGGACATCGCCCGCGCCGCCGGACTACCGGATTCGGCGGTACTGGCCGGACGGACCGACCTCGCCGGACTCGCCAGGCTCGTCGCCGACGCCACGCTGGTCATCTGCGGCGACACCGGAGTCGGCCACCTCGCCACCGCCTTCAGCACGCCCTCGGTGTTGCTGTTCGGCCCGACGCCGCCGAAGCTGTGGGGCCCGCCGGCCACCGCCGAGCAGCACATCGCCCTGTGGGTGGGCGACGTCGGCGACCCGCACGCGGACCGGCCGCATTCGGGGCTGCTCATGCTGCTGCCGAACCGGGTCCTGGCCGCCGCACACGAGCTGCTGCCCGACCGGGTGCACCATGGTTAG
- a CDS encoding SDR family oxidoreductase, translating into MSTLGNIVITGGASGLGAATVEVVRENGGTPLVIDRAKPKSDVEFVEADLSDTASAEAAVNELARRAGGRIDGVFTAAGTDACGTLDEVSVADWERVVHVNLLGTVAVVRAALPFLKQSKGTVVTCGSTLGIKAVSDATAYCAAKFGVVGFTRALATETAGQIGVTLLIPGGMHTAFFDNRTEQYKPPPDAKLNQPEDVARTVAFVLSQPPGCEIRELVVCSSEESSWP; encoded by the coding sequence ATGTCCACCCTCGGCAATATCGTGATCACCGGCGGCGCGTCCGGACTCGGCGCGGCAACCGTCGAGGTCGTGCGGGAGAACGGCGGCACGCCCCTGGTCATCGACCGTGCCAAACCCAAATCCGACGTCGAGTTCGTCGAAGCCGACCTGTCCGACACCGCCTCGGCCGAAGCCGCCGTCAACGAACTGGCCCGCCGCGCAGGCGGCCGCATCGACGGCGTCTTCACCGCAGCGGGCACCGACGCGTGTGGCACGCTCGACGAGGTCTCGGTCGCGGACTGGGAACGCGTCGTGCACGTCAACCTGCTCGGCACCGTCGCCGTCGTCCGCGCCGCCCTGCCCTTTCTCAAACAGAGCAAGGGAACCGTGGTGACCTGCGGATCCACCCTGGGCATCAAGGCCGTTTCCGATGCGACCGCCTACTGCGCCGCGAAGTTCGGCGTCGTCGGCTTCACCAGAGCGCTGGCCACGGAGACCGCAGGCCAGATCGGGGTGACCCTGCTGATTCCGGGCGGCATGCACACCGCGTTCTTCGACAACCGCACCGAGCAGTACAAACCGCCGCCGGACGCGAAGCTGAACCAGCCGGAGGACGTCGCCCGCACCGTGGCCTTCGTCCTCAGCCAGCCGCCGGGATGCGAGATCAGGGAACTCGTCGTCTGCTCGTCGGAAGAGTCCTCGTGGCCGTGA
- a CDS encoding PfkB family carbohydrate kinase yields the protein MKPLVVLGDALLDVDIEGTVERFCPGTPAAVVDVGGELRRPGGAGLAALLASRSTAEVVLVTAIGDDDAGRTLIGLLDPVVEVLPLPLQGETVRKARVRVGNQSLLRLDTGDGMASTAPVAQRVQSVLRGAGAIVVADYGRGVAAHPDIRRLLAELAATVPIVWDPHPRGPAPTPGAWLISPNLEEARRFAPACGQDTELASVLCAEWAAGAVVVTTGADGGMLAHGGRTTTVSVPEDARLLASVEADACGAGDCFAAAVAAGLILGQDVAAAVAGAVETAARFIGAGGAGALSISVEPRLTAAASRKLDSAFEIAARIRATGGRLVATGGCFDLLHPGHVSLLRQSRALGDALVVCLNSDESVRLLKGEGRPIVPAQDRARLLTELSSVDAVAVFDEPSPAALLERLCPDVWVKGGDYANAELPESRVVHGYGGETVLIPTVAGYSTSRLVAAAHARS from the coding sequence GTGAAACCGCTGGTCGTACTCGGTGACGCACTACTCGACGTCGACATCGAGGGCACCGTGGAGCGATTCTGCCCCGGCACCCCCGCAGCGGTGGTCGACGTCGGCGGGGAGCTGCGTCGACCCGGCGGGGCGGGTCTGGCGGCATTGCTGGCATCCCGATCGACCGCCGAGGTCGTGCTGGTCACGGCGATCGGCGACGACGACGCGGGACGAACCCTCATCGGCCTGCTGGATCCGGTGGTCGAGGTGCTCCCACTGCCCCTACAGGGCGAGACCGTGCGCAAGGCACGGGTGCGTGTCGGAAACCAATCGCTGCTGCGACTGGACACCGGCGATGGCATGGCCTCCACGGCACCCGTGGCCCAACGGGTGCAGAGCGTGCTGCGCGGAGCGGGCGCGATCGTGGTCGCCGACTACGGCCGAGGAGTCGCCGCGCACCCCGACATCCGACGGCTGCTCGCCGAACTCGCCGCGACCGTGCCCATCGTCTGGGACCCGCATCCCCGTGGCCCCGCGCCCACCCCGGGCGCCTGGCTCATCTCGCCGAACCTCGAGGAGGCACGCCGCTTCGCCCCGGCCTGCGGGCAGGACACCGAACTGGCCAGTGTGCTGTGCGCCGAATGGGCGGCGGGCGCCGTGGTGGTGACCACCGGGGCCGACGGCGGCATGCTCGCCCACGGCGGGCGAACCACGACGGTGTCGGTGCCGGAGGACGCGCGGCTGTTGGCCTCGGTGGAGGCGGACGCCTGCGGCGCGGGGGACTGTTTCGCCGCCGCCGTCGCCGCCGGCCTGATCCTCGGCCAGGACGTCGCCGCCGCCGTGGCCGGAGCCGTCGAGACCGCCGCCCGGTTCATCGGAGCAGGCGGCGCGGGAGCCCTGTCCATCAGCGTGGAGCCGAGGTTGACGGCCGCCGCATCGCGGAAACTGGATTCCGCCTTCGAAATCGCGGCCCGCATCCGCGCCACCGGCGGCAGACTCGTCGCCACCGGCGGCTGCTTCGACCTGCTCCATCCCGGCCATGTGAGCCTGCTCCGGCAATCCCGAGCACTGGGCGATGCCCTGGTGGTCTGCCTGAACTCCGACGAGTCGGTGCGGTTGCTCAAGGGCGAGGGACGTCCGATCGTTCCCGCGCAAGACCGCGCACGGCTACTCACCGAGCTGTCCTCGGTGGACGCGGTCGCCGTGTTCGACGAACCGTCGCCCGCCGCCCTGCTGGAGCGGCTCTGCCCCGATGTGTGGGTCAAGGGCGGCGACTACGCCAACGCCGAGCTACCCGAGAGCCGGGTCGTGCACGGCTACGGCGGCGAGACCGTGCTGATCCCGACGGTCGCGGGCTACTCGACCTCCCGGTTGGTGGCCGCAGCACATGCGAGGAGCTGA
- a CDS encoding D-sedoheptulose-7-phosphate isomerase produces MIEEHFAALCEALRRTDSAAPVLRQWAAQLARILPAGARLLACGNGGSAAEAQHLTGELVGRFRDERQPLSAIALHADTSAGTAIINDYGGSELYARQVRAHGRRGDVLVALSTSGSSENVVAAAKSAHDIGVTTWALTGPAPNPLAALCDDAITVDAPDVATVQEVHLALVHALCAALDGELGVTT; encoded by the coding sequence GTGATCGAGGAGCATTTCGCGGCACTGTGCGAAGCATTGCGGCGGACCGACTCGGCGGCGCCCGTACTACGGCAGTGGGCCGCCCAGCTGGCCCGGATCCTGCCCGCCGGGGCCCGACTACTGGCCTGCGGCAACGGTGGCAGCGCCGCCGAGGCACAACACCTGACCGGCGAACTCGTCGGCCGCTTCCGCGACGAACGCCAACCCCTCTCGGCGATCGCGCTGCACGCCGACACCTCGGCGGGAACGGCGATCATCAACGACTACGGCGGAAGCGAGCTGTACGCCCGCCAGGTCCGGGCCCACGGCAGGCGCGGCGACGTGCTGGTCGCACTGTCCACCAGCGGTTCAAGCGAGAACGTGGTCGCCGCGGCGAAATCGGCACACGACATCGGCGTCACCACCTGGGCGTTGACCGGCCCGGCACCCAATCCGCTGGCCGCCCTCTGCGATGACGCCATCACCGTCGATGCACCCGACGTCGCCACCGTGCAAGAGGTGCATCTCGCCCTCGTCCACGCACTCTGCGCGGCACTCGACGGGGAATTGGGGGTGACGACGTGA